A stretch of the Serratia marcescens genome encodes the following:
- a CDS encoding gamma-glutamylcyclotransferase family protein, producing MRIIVYGSLRRKQGNSHWMTNAQWLGEHELEGYQIYNLGHYPAAIPGEGTIHCEVYRINSSILAELDELKSNTKDYKRELIQTPYGSAWIYLYKHSVDGYPRITSGDWLKRLEEQ from the coding sequence ATGCGAATAATTGTCTACGGCAGTTTACGGCGCAAACAGGGAAACAGCCATTGGATGACCAACGCCCAATGGCTCGGCGAGCACGAGCTCGAAGGCTACCAGATTTATAATCTGGGCCATTACCCGGCGGCGATCCCTGGAGAGGGCACGATACATTGCGAGGTGTATCGTATTAACTCATCGATTCTGGCAGAGCTGGACGAACTGAAAAGCAACACCAAGGACTATAAGCGCGAGCTGATTCAGACGCCTTATGGGAGTGCGTGGATCTACCTGTATAAACACAGCGTGGATGGTTACCCGCGAATTACCAGCGGTGACTGGCTGAAACGCCTCGAAGAACAGTAA
- the cysQ gene encoding 3'(2'),5'-bisphosphate nucleotidase CysQ — protein sequence MLERICQLSREAGAAIMAVYDGEQPLDVAQKKDDSPVTAADLAAHHIIKRGLAALTPEVPLLSEEDPPAWEERRNWTRYWLVDPLDGTKEFLHRNGEFTVNIALIEEGQAVMGVVYAPAIDVLYLAERGKAWKEEKGVRQAIGVSNAHPPLVVVSRSHIDDELKDYLQQLGEHQTVSVGSSLKFCLVAEGKAQLYPRFGPTNIWDTAAGHAVAVAAGAQIHDWQGKPLLYTPRESFLNPGFRVSLF from the coding sequence ATGTTAGAGCGAATTTGCCAACTGTCCCGCGAGGCGGGGGCGGCGATCATGGCGGTGTACGACGGTGAACAACCGCTTGATGTCGCACAGAAAAAAGATGACTCACCGGTGACGGCGGCCGATCTGGCGGCGCATCACATCATCAAGCGCGGCCTGGCGGCGCTGACGCCGGAGGTGCCGCTGTTGTCTGAAGAAGATCCGCCGGCGTGGGAAGAGCGCCGCAACTGGACGCGTTACTGGCTGGTCGATCCGCTGGACGGCACCAAAGAGTTTTTGCACCGCAACGGTGAGTTCACGGTCAATATCGCCCTGATTGAAGAGGGGCAGGCGGTGATGGGGGTGGTGTATGCCCCGGCGATCGACGTGTTGTATCTGGCAGAGCGCGGCAAGGCCTGGAAAGAAGAGAAGGGCGTGCGGCAGGCAATCGGCGTCAGCAACGCGCATCCGCCGCTGGTGGTGGTGAGCCGCTCGCATATCGACGACGAGCTGAAAGATTATTTACAGCAACTGGGCGAGCACCAGACCGTGTCCGTCGGCTCCTCGCTGAAGTTCTGCCTGGTGGCGGAAGGCAAGGCGCAGCTTTATCCGCGCTTCGGGCCGACCAACATTTGGGATACCGCCGCAGGGCATGCGGTGGCGGTGGCCGCCGGGGCGCAAATTCACGATTGGCAGGGCAAGCCGTTGCTCTATACCCCGCGTGAATCCTTCCTCAACCCCGGCTTCCGGGTGTCGCTGTTCTGA
- the tamA gene encoding autotransporter assembly complex protein TamA has translation MCLIAVLLAAPAAYAANVRLQVEGLSGELEKNVRVRLSSITPEEVGTDGRFRARVDEAVRQGLRALGYYQPTIEFTLDDRPGMSRPVLHAKVNPGEPVRIAGANIVLEGGAKTDEDYLTLVKKGRPTIGEILNHGKYDSFKGSLTGLALRKGYFDADMTKSQLGVAEDLHKAFWDIDFNSGERYRFGKVKFTGSQIREDYLQNLVPFHQGDYYSSEDLAELNRRLSATNWFNSVVVSPDFNDAKENKILPLDALVTPRTRNTVETGIGYSTDVGPRVKGTWKKPWLNDRGHSLETSASVSAPEQQLDLTYKIPLLKNPLEQYYLLQGGLKNVNLNDTKSVTSKVVASRNWDLSSGWQRAINLTWRWDNFTQGNVSNTTMLLYPGVSFNRTRSRGGLMPTWGDSQRYSIDVSDTTWGSGVDFALMQAQNVWIRTLADKHRFVARGQVGWIETNDFDKVPPDLRFFAGGDRSIRGYKYKDISPRDDDGKLTGASKMLTGSLEYQYNVTGKWWGAMFVDSGEAVNDIKKSNFKTGAGVGVRWQSPVGPVKLDIAAPVGDKDTHGMQFYIGLGPEL, from the coding sequence ATGTGCTTGATAGCTGTGTTGCTTGCGGCACCTGCGGCCTATGCGGCGAACGTGCGGTTGCAGGTGGAGGGGTTAAGCGGAGAGTTGGAAAAAAACGTCCGGGTGCGCCTGTCGTCGATCACGCCTGAAGAGGTCGGCACCGACGGCCGCTTCCGCGCGCGGGTGGATGAGGCGGTGCGCCAGGGGCTGCGCGCGCTTGGCTATTACCAGCCGACCATCGAGTTTACGCTGGACGACCGGCCGGGGATGTCGCGCCCGGTGCTGCATGCCAAGGTCAATCCGGGCGAACCGGTGCGTATCGCCGGCGCCAACATCGTGCTGGAAGGTGGCGCGAAAACCGATGAGGATTACCTGACGTTGGTAAAGAAGGGCCGGCCGACCATCGGCGAGATCCTCAACCACGGCAAGTATGACAGCTTCAAAGGCTCGCTCACCGGCCTGGCGCTGCGCAAAGGTTATTTCGATGCCGATATGACCAAAAGCCAGCTCGGCGTGGCCGAAGATTTGCACAAGGCGTTTTGGGATATCGATTTCAACAGCGGCGAACGTTACCGCTTCGGCAAGGTGAAATTCACCGGTTCGCAAATCCGCGAAGACTATCTGCAAAATCTGGTGCCCTTTCATCAGGGGGATTACTACAGTTCGGAGGATTTGGCCGAGCTGAACCGCCGTTTGTCCGCCACCAACTGGTTCAACTCGGTGGTGGTGTCCCCTGATTTCAACGATGCCAAAGAGAACAAGATTTTGCCGTTGGACGCGCTGGTGACGCCGCGCACGCGCAACACCGTCGAAACCGGTATCGGTTACTCCACCGACGTCGGCCCGCGGGTGAAAGGCACCTGGAAAAAGCCCTGGCTCAACGATCGCGGGCATAGCCTGGAAACCAGCGCCAGCGTGTCGGCGCCGGAGCAGCAGCTGGATCTGACTTACAAGATCCCGCTGCTGAAGAACCCGCTGGAGCAGTATTACCTGCTGCAGGGCGGCCTCAAGAACGTCAATCTTAACGACACTAAATCCGTCACCTCCAAAGTTGTGGCCTCGCGCAACTGGGATCTTTCCAGCGGCTGGCAGCGGGCGATCAACCTGACCTGGCGCTGGGATAACTTTACCCAGGGTAACGTCAGCAACACCACCATGCTGCTGTACCCCGGCGTCAGCTTCAACCGCACCCGCTCGCGCGGCGGCCTGATGCCGACCTGGGGCGACAGCCAGCGCTACTCTATCGACGTGTCCGACACCACCTGGGGTTCCGGCGTGGACTTCGCGCTGATGCAGGCGCAAAACGTCTGGATCCGTACCCTGGCCGACAAGCACCGTTTCGTGGCGCGCGGGCAGGTGGGCTGGATCGAAACCAACGACTTCGACAAGGTGCCGCCGGATCTGCGCTTCTTCGCCGGCGGTGACCGCAGCATTCGCGGCTACAAATACAAAGACATTTCGCCGCGCGATGACGACGGCAAGCTGACCGGCGCCTCCAAGATGCTGACCGGATCGCTGGAGTACCAATACAACGTGACCGGCAAGTGGTGGGGGGCGATGTTCGTCGACTCCGGTGAAGCGGTGAACGATATCAAGAAGAGCAACTTCAAGACCGGCGCCGGCGTAGGCGTGCGCTGGCAGTCGCCGGTGGGGCCGGTGAAGCTGGATATCGCCGCGCCCGTGGGGGACAAGGACACCCACGGGATGCAGTTCTACATCGGTTTGGGGCCTGAACTATGA
- the ppa gene encoding inorganic diphosphatase, whose amino-acid sequence MSLNLVPAGKDLPEDIYVVIEIPANADPIKYEIDKETGALFVDRFMSTAMFYPCNYGYINHTLSLDGDPVDVLVPTPYPLQPGSVIRCRPVGVLKMTDEAGEDAKLVAVPHSKLTKEYDHVKDVNDLPELLKAQIAHFFEHYKDLEKGKWVKVEGWADAAAAKAEIIASFERAAKK is encoded by the coding sequence ATGAGCTTGAATCTGGTCCCTGCTGGCAAAGACCTGCCGGAAGACATCTACGTAGTAATCGAAATCCCGGCCAACGCCGATCCAATCAAATACGAAATCGACAAAGAAACCGGCGCGCTGTTCGTTGACCGTTTCATGTCCACCGCGATGTTCTACCCGTGCAACTACGGCTACATCAACCACACCCTGTCTCTGGACGGCGACCCGGTTGACGTGCTGGTTCCAACCCCATACCCGCTGCAGCCGGGCTCCGTGATCCGCTGCCGTCCGGTTGGCGTGCTGAAAATGACCGACGAAGCCGGTGAAGACGCCAAGCTGGTTGCGGTACCGCACAGCAAGCTGACCAAAGAGTACGATCACGTGAAAGACGTGAACGACCTGCCGGAACTGCTGAAAGCCCAGATCGCTCACTTCTTCGAGCACTACAAAGATCTGGAAAAAGGCAAATGGGTGAAAGTGGAAGGCTGGGCAGACGCTGCCGCGGCTAAAGCGGAAATCATCGCCTCCTTCGAACGCGCCGCCAAGAAGTAA
- a CDS encoding YtfJ family protein — translation MKTSRMLMVSLLLAPLFASAHNFQLQQRVAPVGVSDKGELNYADGNFSYQNWNSAQLSGKVRVIQHIAGRSSAKDMNDPLIEAIKKAKLPHDRYQTTTIVNTDDALMGTAMFVRSSIEDSKKEFPWSQFIVDSDGNVRKAWDLQPKGSAIVVLDKQGRIQFAKDGALTPEEVQQVMSKLHQLLAN, via the coding sequence ATGAAAACAAGTCGCATGCTGATGGTATCCCTGCTGCTCGCCCCGCTTTTCGCTTCCGCGCACAACTTCCAGCTCCAGCAGCGCGTGGCGCCGGTTGGCGTCAGCGACAAAGGAGAGCTCAATTACGCTGACGGTAATTTTAGCTACCAGAACTGGAACAGCGCGCAGCTCAGTGGAAAAGTGCGAGTGATACAACATATTGCCGGCCGCAGCTCCGCCAAAGACATGAACGACCCACTGATTGAAGCGATCAAGAAGGCGAAGCTACCACACGATCGTTACCAAACGACGACAATCGTCAACACCGACGATGCCCTGATGGGCACCGCGATGTTCGTGCGCAGCAGCATTGAAGACAGCAAGAAGGAGTTCCCGTGGTCGCAGTTTATCGTCGACAGCGACGGTAACGTGCGCAAGGCCTGGGATCTGCAGCCGAAAGGCTCCGCCATCGTGGTGCTGGATAAGCAAGGGCGTATTCAGTTTGCCAAAGACGGCGCGCTGACGCCGGAAGAGGTGCAGCAGGTGATGTCCAAGCTGCACCAGCTGTTGGCGAACTAA
- the tamB gene encoding autotransporter assembly complex protein TamB: MSLVKKICLGFLVVLLLLIGGLAFLVGTTTGLHMVINGAARWVPGLEIAGVSGGWRDLTLKGVKYQMPGVTVNAGQFHLSLDLSCFKRSSLCVNALTAQDVDVAVNTKEMAPSAPVEESSEPTTNLSTPYPITLRLLALNNVKVTVDDTAISLAEFRTGAQWQERALTLMPTKIGSLLIALPKTPQNPLPEAMQPAAEVAKKVGEQVTDAAKPAPQPEEKPLGETLKELFAKPLLPDLPDIRLPLDITVKEIRGEQLRLTGDTDVLITSLLLQASTQDQHIQLENFDVKSPQGTLSVQGQATLTGGWPVALTANSALNIEPLKGEKVKLNIGGGLRDELKVALNLSGPVGAQLDVQTRLAEAGLPLALTLQSKQLKWPLSGEAQYQVNDFRLRFNGKATDYALSTRANLKGQDLPSAVLTLDGKGNVEQFKLERLRLAALQGNTDLTALVDWSKAISWTSQLTLSGINTAKQWPEWPAKLDGKITTRGSLHGGSWQLQVPVLQLDGNVKQNKVTARGTLSGNAAGQWKIPGIDLALGRNQLNVKGQLDEKSWNLDANIDAPRLDGALPGLGGTAKGLLKLRGNLQAPQLLADLTASGLQWQALRINRVKIDGDVRSTDQIQGQLAVRVEQLKQDALEVSLLTLDAKGSEKQHQLQLKIDGKPVSGQLALQGSFDRQQQRWRGNLNNTRFDTPVGEWRLTRAIALDYLNTEQKISVGPHCWQNPNAELCVPKTIEAGQSGQASVVLNRFDLAMIKPFLGPETALSGVFTGRADVSWKPGGALPEAKVTLAGNGVKVVQQVQGNALPIAFDTLTLNAGLNNGRAQADWRIKLTNNGQFDGNIQVADPQVRRTISGNVNITNISLALINPALMKGESAAGMLNANLRLGGSAQKPLVFGRLALDRAKVQGHWMPFDMTDARLAVNFNGMTSTLEGLLSTTRGQLNLAGDADWRDINAWRARIAAKGDKLRVTVPPMIRIDVSPDLVFEATPQLFSLNGKVDIPWARITVQELPESAVGVSSDEVMLDDQLKPIQPKTASIPINSNLMIHVGNDVRLDAFGLKARLKGDLKVVQDKKGLGLNGQIDIPSGRFHAYGQDLIVRKGQLMFSGPPDQPLLNIEAIRNPESTEDDVTAGVRVTGLADAPKLEVFSDPAKSQQEALSYLLRGQGLSSSGADGNAMTSMLIGMGVAQSGQLVGKIGEAFGVSNLALDTQGVGDNSQVVVSGYVLPGLQVKYGVGIFDSLATLTLRYRLMPKLYLEAVSGLDQALDLLYQFEF, encoded by the coding sequence ATGAGCCTGGTTAAAAAGATTTGTCTCGGATTTCTGGTCGTTCTGCTGTTGCTGATCGGCGGTCTGGCCTTCCTGGTGGGTACCACCACCGGTTTGCATATGGTCATCAACGGCGCGGCGCGCTGGGTGCCGGGGCTGGAGATCGCCGGCGTCAGCGGCGGCTGGCGCGATTTGACGCTGAAGGGCGTGAAGTATCAGATGCCGGGCGTGACGGTCAACGCCGGGCAGTTCCATCTGTCCCTTGACCTGTCCTGTTTTAAGCGCAGCTCGCTGTGCGTCAACGCCTTGACCGCCCAGGATGTGGACGTGGCGGTGAACACCAAAGAGATGGCGCCCTCCGCGCCGGTGGAGGAGAGCAGTGAGCCGACCACCAATCTCAGCACCCCTTATCCGATCACCCTGCGCCTGTTGGCGCTGAACAACGTCAAGGTCACCGTCGACGATACCGCCATCTCGCTGGCCGAGTTCCGCACCGGCGCGCAGTGGCAAGAGCGCGCGCTGACGCTGATGCCGACCAAGATCGGCTCGCTGCTGATCGCATTGCCGAAAACGCCGCAAAACCCGTTGCCGGAAGCGATGCAGCCGGCGGCCGAGGTGGCGAAAAAGGTCGGCGAACAGGTTACCGACGCGGCGAAGCCGGCACCGCAGCCGGAAGAGAAGCCGCTGGGCGAAACGCTGAAGGAGCTGTTTGCCAAACCGCTGTTGCCGGATCTGCCGGACATTCGGCTGCCGCTGGATATCACCGTGAAAGAGATCCGCGGCGAGCAGCTGCGCTTGACCGGCGATACCGACGTGCTGATCACGAGCCTGTTGTTGCAGGCCAGCACGCAGGATCAACATATCCAGCTGGAGAACTTCGACGTGAAGTCGCCGCAGGGCACGCTGTCGGTGCAGGGGCAGGCGACCCTGACCGGCGGCTGGCCGGTGGCCCTGACCGCCAATAGCGCGCTGAACATTGAGCCGCTGAAGGGCGAGAAGGTGAAGCTGAACATCGGCGGCGGGCTGCGCGACGAGCTGAAGGTCGCGCTGAACCTGTCCGGCCCGGTCGGCGCCCAGCTTGATGTGCAAACCCGGCTGGCCGAAGCCGGCCTGCCGCTGGCGCTGACGCTGCAGAGCAAACAGCTGAAATGGCCGCTGAGCGGTGAGGCGCAATACCAGGTCAACGATTTCCGCCTGCGTTTTAACGGCAAGGCGACCGACTATGCGCTGTCGACGCGTGCCAATCTGAAAGGCCAGGATCTGCCGTCGGCGGTGCTGACGCTGGACGGCAAAGGCAACGTCGAGCAGTTCAAGCTGGAGCGACTGCGGCTGGCGGCGCTGCAGGGCAATACCGATCTCACCGCGCTGGTGGACTGGAGCAAAGCCATCAGCTGGACCTCGCAATTGACGCTGAGCGGCATCAATACCGCCAAGCAGTGGCCGGAATGGCCGGCGAAACTCGACGGCAAGATCACCACGCGCGGCAGTTTGCACGGCGGCAGCTGGCAGCTGCAGGTGCCGGTGCTGCAGCTGGACGGCAACGTGAAGCAGAACAAGGTCACGGCGCGCGGTACGCTGAGCGGCAACGCCGCCGGGCAGTGGAAAATCCCCGGCATCGATCTGGCGCTGGGGCGTAACCAACTGAACGTCAAAGGGCAATTGGACGAGAAGAGCTGGAACCTGGACGCCAACATCGACGCGCCGCGTCTGGACGGCGCGCTGCCGGGCCTGGGCGGCACCGCCAAAGGGCTGCTGAAGCTGCGCGGCAATCTGCAGGCGCCGCAGCTGCTGGCAGATTTGACCGCTTCCGGCTTGCAGTGGCAGGCGCTGCGCATTAACCGCGTGAAAATAGACGGCGACGTGCGCTCCACGGATCAGATCCAGGGGCAGTTGGCGGTACGCGTCGAACAGCTGAAGCAGGACGCGCTGGAGGTCAGCTTGCTGACCCTCGACGCCAAAGGCAGCGAGAAGCAGCACCAGCTGCAGCTGAAGATTGACGGCAAGCCGGTCTCCGGCCAGTTAGCGTTGCAGGGCAGTTTCGATCGTCAGCAGCAGCGTTGGCGCGGCAATCTGAACAACACCCGCTTCGATACGCCGGTCGGGGAATGGCGCCTGACGCGCGCCATCGCGCTGGACTACCTGAACACCGAGCAGAAAATCAGCGTCGGGCCGCACTGTTGGCAGAACCCGAACGCCGAGCTGTGTGTGCCTAAGACCATTGAAGCCGGCCAGAGCGGCCAGGCCAGCGTGGTGCTCAACCGGTTCGACCTGGCGATGATCAAGCCGTTCCTCGGCCCGGAAACCGCTCTGAGCGGCGTGTTCACCGGCCGGGCCGACGTCAGCTGGAAGCCGGGCGGCGCGCTGCCGGAGGCGAAAGTCACGCTGGCCGGCAACGGCGTCAAGGTGGTGCAGCAGGTGCAGGGCAACGCGCTGCCGATCGCCTTCGATACGCTGACCCTCAACGCCGGCCTGAACAACGGCCGCGCGCAGGCCGACTGGCGGATCAAGCTGACCAACAACGGCCAGTTCGACGGCAATATCCAGGTGGCGGATCCGCAGGTGCGGCGCACCATTAGCGGCAACGTCAATATCACCAATATCTCGCTGGCGCTGATCAACCCGGCGCTGATGAAGGGCGAAAGCGCGGCGGGCATGCTGAATGCCAACCTGCGCCTGGGCGGCAGCGCGCAGAAGCCGCTGGTGTTCGGGCGCCTGGCGTTGGATCGGGCGAAGGTGCAGGGGCACTGGATGCCGTTCGACATGACCGACGCGCGGCTGGCGGTAAATTTCAACGGCATGACCTCGACGCTGGAAGGGTTGCTCAGCACCACGCGCGGCCAGCTGAATTTGGCGGGCGACGCCGACTGGCGTGACATCAACGCCTGGCGTGCGCGGATTGCCGCCAAAGGCGACAAGCTGCGGGTGACGGTGCCGCCGATGATCCGCATCGATGTGTCGCCGGATCTGGTGTTTGAAGCCACGCCGCAGCTGTTCTCGCTCAACGGCAAGGTCGACATTCCCTGGGCGCGCATCACGGTGCAGGAGCTGCCGGAAAGCGCGGTGGGCGTTTCTTCCGATGAGGTGATGCTGGACGACCAACTCAAGCCGATTCAACCGAAGACCGCCTCGATCCCGATCAACAGCAACCTGATGATCCACGTCGGTAACGACGTGCGGCTGGATGCCTTCGGCTTGAAAGCCCGGCTGAAGGGCGATTTGAAAGTGGTGCAGGACAAGAAAGGGTTGGGCCTCAATGGCCAGATTGACATCCCTTCCGGTCGCTTCCATGCTTATGGTCAGGATTTGATCGTGCGTAAAGGGCAACTGATGTTCTCCGGCCCGCCGGATCAGCCGCTGCTCAATATCGAAGCGATCCGCAACCCGGAATCTACCGAGGATGATGTGACCGCCGGCGTGCGCGTGACCGGCCTGGCGGATGCACCGAAGCTGGAAGTGTTCTCCGATCCGGCCAAATCGCAGCAGGAAGCCTTGTCTTATCTGCTGCGCGGTCAGGGCTTGAGCAGCTCCGGCGCCGACGGCAACGCCATGACGTCGATGTTAATCGGCATGGGGGTTGCACAAAGTGGTCAACTTGTGGGTAAAATCGGCGAGGCATTCGGCGTGAGTAATTTGGCTCTGGACACCCAAGGGGTTGGCGACAATTCCCAAGTTGTCGTGAGCGGCTATGTCCTCCCAGGCTTACAAGTAAAATATGGGGTGGGCATTTTCGACTCGCTGGCCACGCTGACGTTGCGTTATCGCCTGATGCCTAAGTTGTATCTTGAAGCGGTGTCTGGTCTCGACCAGGCATTAGATTTGCTCTATCAGTTTGAGTTTTAG
- the msrA gene encoding peptide-methionine (S)-S-oxide reductase MsrA has translation MVPFFDKSQTVDKASALPGRTTPMPVATLNVVTEHSMTQVPAGMEVAIFAMGCFWGVERLFWQQPGVYSTAAGYSGGYTPNPTYREVCSGQTGHAEVVRVVFDPQVVSYKQLLQVFWENHDPAQGMRQGGDVGTQYRSAIYTLSPEQQAEAESSLQRFQQAMDAAGDKRVITTEIAPALPFYYAEDDHQQYLFKNPEGYCGLGGIGVCLPPQG, from the coding sequence GTGGTGCCATTTTTTGATAAATCACAAACCGTCGATAAGGCAAGCGCGCTGCCAGGCCGCACCACGCCAATGCCTGTCGCAACGCTCAACGTGGTCACCGAACACTCGATGACCCAGGTGCCGGCAGGCATGGAGGTGGCGATCTTCGCCATGGGCTGTTTCTGGGGCGTCGAGCGCCTGTTCTGGCAGCAGCCGGGCGTCTACAGCACCGCCGCCGGCTACAGCGGCGGCTATACGCCGAACCCGACCTACCGCGAAGTGTGCAGCGGCCAGACCGGCCATGCCGAAGTGGTGCGCGTGGTGTTCGATCCGCAGGTCGTCAGCTACAAACAGCTGCTGCAGGTGTTCTGGGAAAATCACGATCCGGCGCAGGGCATGCGCCAGGGCGGCGACGTCGGCACCCAGTACCGCTCGGCGATTTATACGCTGAGCCCGGAGCAGCAGGCCGAGGCGGAGAGCAGCCTGCAGCGCTTTCAGCAGGCGATGGACGCGGCGGGCGACAAGCGCGTCATCACCACCGAGATCGCACCGGCGCTGCCGTTCTATTACGCGGAGGACGATCATCAGCAGTACCTGTTCAAGAATCCGGAAGGCTACTGCGGGCTGGGCGGCATCGGCGTTTGCCTGCCGCCACAGGGCTGA
- a CDS encoding hemolysin family protein: protein MLNSILLILFLIAVSAFFSLSEISLAASRKIKLKLMADEGNINAARVLKLQETPGIFFTVVQIGLNAVAILGGIVGDAAFSPTFKVLFDRFLSPELAEQVSFICSFVLVTSLFILFADLTPKRIGMIAPETVAVRIINPMRFSIMIFRPLVWFFNGMANLIFRMFKLPMVRKDDITSDDIYAVVEAGALAGVLRKQEHELIENVFELESRTVPSSMTSRESVVYFDLRESEESIKEKVSTHPHSKFLVCDGHIDQVVGYVDSKDLLNRVLGNQSLVLSSGVQIRSALIVPDTLTLSEALESFKTAGEDFAVILNEYALVVGIITLNDVMTTLMGDLVGQGQEEQIVARDESSWLIEGGTPIDDVMRVLDIDEFPQAGNYETIGGFMMYMLRKIPKRTDFVKYAGYKFEVVDIDSYKIDQLLVTRLSDKPAAVLPKAPEDTPAA from the coding sequence ATGTTAAACAGTATTTTACTGATTCTTTTTCTGATCGCGGTGAGTGCGTTTTTCTCACTGTCGGAAATCTCTCTGGCCGCCTCGCGCAAGATCAAACTGAAGCTGATGGCGGACGAAGGCAACATCAACGCCGCCAGAGTGCTTAAACTGCAAGAAACCCCAGGCATCTTCTTCACCGTGGTGCAGATCGGCCTGAACGCCGTGGCCATCCTCGGCGGTATCGTCGGCGACGCGGCTTTTTCTCCCACTTTCAAGGTGTTGTTCGATCGTTTCCTGTCGCCCGAACTGGCGGAACAGGTCAGCTTCATCTGCTCCTTCGTGCTGGTGACCAGCCTGTTTATCCTGTTCGCCGATTTGACCCCGAAGCGCATCGGTATGATTGCACCAGAGACGGTCGCCGTCCGGATCATCAACCCGATGCGTTTCTCCATCATGATCTTCCGCCCGCTGGTGTGGTTCTTCAACGGCATGGCCAACCTGATCTTCCGCATGTTCAAGCTGCCGATGGTGCGTAAAGACGACATCACCTCCGACGACATCTACGCGGTGGTGGAAGCCGGCGCCCTGGCGGGCGTGCTGCGCAAGCAGGAGCACGAGCTGATTGAAAACGTGTTCGAACTGGAATCGCGCACCGTGCCGTCTTCGATGACCTCGCGCGAAAGCGTGGTGTACTTCGATTTGCGCGAAAGCGAAGAAAGCATCAAGGAGAAGGTCTCGACCCATCCGCACTCCAAGTTCCTGGTGTGCGACGGCCATATCGATCAGGTGGTCGGTTACGTCGATTCCAAAGACCTGCTGAACCGCGTGCTGGGCAACCAGAGTCTGGTGCTGAGCAGCGGCGTGCAGATCCGCTCGGCGCTGATCGTGCCGGATACGCTGACGCTGTCCGAAGCGCTGGAAAGCTTCAAGACCGCCGGCGAAGACTTCGCGGTGATCCTCAATGAATATGCGTTGGTGGTGGGCATCATCACCCTTAACGACGTGATGACCACGCTGATGGGGGATTTGGTCGGCCAGGGCCAGGAAGAGCAGATCGTGGCGCGCGACGAAAGCTCATGGCTGATTGAAGGCGGCACGCCGATCGACGACGTGATGCGCGTGCTGGATATCGACGAGTTCCCGCAGGCGGGCAACTACGAGACCATCGGCGGCTTTATGATGTATATGCTGCGCAAGATCCCGAAACGCACCGACTTCGTCAAATACGCCGGCTACAAGTTCGAAGTGGTGGATATCGACAGCTACAAGATAGACCAACTGCTGGTCACCCGCCTGAGCGACAAACCGGCGGCGGTGCTGCCGAAAGCCCCGGAAGACACCCCGGCGGCTTGA
- a CDS encoding DUF1107 domain-containing protein: MRIFQRYNPLKVAKYVKTLFRGRLYIKDVGAFEFDEGKILPPKIRDKRHFSVMSEVNRQVLLLQTEMG, from the coding sequence ATGAGAATCTTCCAGCGTTATAACCCTTTGAAAGTGGCAAAGTACGTTAAGACCCTGTTTCGCGGAAGGCTGTATATCAAGGACGTAGGCGCATTTGAATTCGACGAGGGGAAAATCCTGCCGCCGAAGATTCGTGACAAGCGCCATTTCAGCGTGATGTCTGAAGTGAACCGTCAGGTGCTGCTGTTGCAGACCGAGATGGGGTAA